A single window of Sphaerodactylus townsendi isolate TG3544 linkage group LG03, MPM_Stown_v2.3, whole genome shotgun sequence DNA harbors:
- the LOC125428849 gene encoding zinc finger and SCAN domain-containing protein 23-like, which produces MEVEDPGGRGIGKRSRKGPQPSQAGSGVEVWEGAVPDNLDQGTRSSNVHGRCFQQLCYNDTDGPREICSQLHGLCKHWLKPERHPKKQMLDLLILEQFLTILPQEIQCWVRGCRPETSSQAVVLAEGFLMSQAEEKRQAEQMWEPSMKIQATFSEAEGAPSEEWQTDLAQERAQDSFPHGFPLAFGEQQSDVGYRIRNSRPMSGISRS; this is translated from the exons atggaaGTGGAGGACCCAGGAGGACGTGGAATTGGCAAGAGATCAAGAAAAGGCCCTCAGCCCAGCCAAGCAGGGAGTGGTGTAGAAGTCTGGGAAGGAGCTGTGCCAGACAACCTGGATCAAGGTACTAGGAGCTCAAATGTACATGGGCGATGCTTCCAGCAGTTATGTTATAATGACACTGATGGGCCCCGAGAgatttgcagccagctccatggactttgcaagcactggctgaagccagagaggcaccCCAAGAAGCAGATGCTGGACCTGTTGATTCTGGAGCAGTTCCTCACCATCTTGCCCCAGGAAATACagtgctgggtcagaggatgcaggccagagaccagttcccaggcagtGGTCCTGGCTGAAGGCTTCCTTatgagtcaggcagaggagaagaggcaggccgAGCAG ATGTGGGAACCATCCATGAAGATTCAAGCTACATTTTCTgaggcagaaggagctccttCAGAGGAGTGGCAGACAGACCTGGCCCAGGAGCGTGCCCAGGATTCTTTCCCTCATG GTTTTCCACTGGCATTTGGTGAACAACAGTCAGATGTGGGTTACAGAATTAGGAATTCCAGACCAATGTCTGGCATCTCCAGGAGCTAA